DNA sequence from the Streptomyces tsukubensis genome:
GCCGGGGGCCCGGCACGGCGTACTGCTCCGCAAGTGCCCCTGACGGGAAGGGTGTGCCGGACCATGCACCGACACGGACAGCACGACACGTACAGAACCGGGAGAGCGGGCGGGCCGGACGGCGGTGACGTTCCCGGGGACGGTGCCGGGGCCCCGGCCGCGCTGCTGCGGCTGGCCGGGGACCCCTTCGAGCTGGGGCGGCAGCACGGCGCCGCGCGGGCGGCCGGGCTGCGGGCGTTCCTCGACGACGGGCTCGCCCGGATCAACCACCTCCTCGACACCCCGGTGACGACGGCCGGTCTCGGGCCGCTGATCACGGACTTCCGCCGGGAGATAGAGACCGCGGTGCCGGAGCTGGCGGAGGAGATCCGGGGGCTGGCGGCGGGCGCGGGCATCAGCCATGAGCAGGCGCTGCTGCTCCAGTTGCGGCGGGAGATCACGGGCTACCGCGATATCCGCCGACCGGGCGGCGACTGCACGACCTACGCCCGGGTCGATCCGAACGGGCCGCATACGGTGCTGGCGCAGACCGTCGATCTCAGCGGCGATCTCGACGACCAGAGCAGGCTGCTGTCCATCGACCGGGCGGGTGGCTCGCGCCGGGTGCTGGTCCTCAGCTTCGGCGGGCTCCTCGGCTATCTGGGGATGAACAGCGACGGTCTGGCCGTCGGCATCAACCTGGTCCTCGGCGGCCGGTGGCGGCCGGGGCTGCCGCCCTATCTGGCGGTCCGCCACGTCCTGGACAGTGCGGGCTCGGTGGACGAGGCGCTGGGGGTGCTGGAGGGGCTGAAACTGGCGAGTTCGCGGTCGCTGACGCTCTGCGATCCGCGGGGCGCGGCGTGTACGGAGTTCCTCGACGGGCGGATGCACACGGTCCGGGCGCTGCGGACCGTGCACACGAACCACTTCCTGCACCGGGAGTTCATCCCGTACGACAAGCTGAACGTGTTCGCCCGCAATTCGTCGCTGCGGCGGCTGGAGGCGTGCTCGCTGCGGCTCGACGCCCTGCCGGAGGCGGCGCTGCCGGGGGACCATCTGGCGCTGCTGTCGGCGCCGCCGGTCTTCGTGCCGGGCAACGGCAACATCCGGCGGGAGCGGACGGTCGCGATGGTGGCCATGCGGCCGGCCTTCGGCGATCTGCATCTGCTGGGCTCGCGGCCGTCGGAGACCCCGCGGGTCTTCAGCGCGCGGGCGCTGACCGGGACGGCCGGGTCGTGAGCGCGGCTGTCCGGCCGCCGCGGGCGGCGGTGGAGTGCCGGCTGATCGACCTGCACGCGGCGGGCGCGGGCGGGGACGATCCGGCGGCGTGGTCGGTGCTGTCGGAGTCGGAGCGGGAGCGCGCCGACCGCTTCCGGGATCCGGCGGCGGCGGTGGTGTACGTCCGGTCGAGGGCGGCGGTCCGCCGCACCCTGGCCGGGGTGCTGGGCGGCAGTGCGGCGGGGGTGCGGCTGGCGGTGGAGCCGGGCGGGCGGCCGGTGCTGCCGGAGCATCCGGGGTGGTACGTGAGCTGGTCGCGGTCGGCGGGGGTGCTGCTGGTCGCGGTGCGGCACGGCGGGCCGGTGGGGGTGGATGTGGAGCTGGTACGGCCCGTGGGCGCGGGCGGCCGGGTGCTGGGCACGGTCTATCCGGATGCGGCCGCGCTCGGCGGGCTGGACGATCCGGAGGCGTTCTTCTCGGCCTGGACCCTGCTGGAGGCGGCGGTCAAGGCGTCGGGGCGGGGGCTGGCGCGCGGGGGCCGCGATGTGCGGCTGGTCCGCCCGCCCGGTTCGGCGCGGTGTGCCCTCGGCGGCATCC
Encoded proteins:
- a CDS encoding C45 family autoproteolytic acyltransferase/hydolase is translated as MHRHGQHDTYRTGRAGGPDGGDVPGDGAGAPAALLRLAGDPFELGRQHGAARAAGLRAFLDDGLARINHLLDTPVTTAGLGPLITDFRREIETAVPELAEEIRGLAAGAGISHEQALLLQLRREITGYRDIRRPGGDCTTYARVDPNGPHTVLAQTVDLSGDLDDQSRLLSIDRAGGSRRVLVLSFGGLLGYLGMNSDGLAVGINLVLGGRWRPGLPPYLAVRHVLDSAGSVDEALGVLEGLKLASSRSLTLCDPRGAACTEFLDGRMHTVRALRTVHTNHFLHREFIPYDKLNVFARNSSLRRLEACSLRLDALPEAALPGDHLALLSAPPVFVPGNGNIRRERTVAMVAMRPAFGDLHLLGSRPSETPRVFSARALTGTAGS
- a CDS encoding 4'-phosphopantetheinyl transferase family protein, with protein sequence MSAAVRPPRAAVECRLIDLHAAGAGGDDPAAWSVLSESERERADRFRDPAAAVVYVRSRAAVRRTLAGVLGGSAAGVRLAVEPGGRPVLPEHPGWYVSWSRSAGVLLVAVRHGGPVGVDVELVRPVGAGGRVLGTVYPDAAALGGLDDPEAFFSAWTLLEAAVKASGRGLARGGRDVRLVRPPGSARCALGGIRGTGGAVWRGRTDRLAVASAGRGPRAAGPLPRVMTAVVTCGATEPPRPVGVAQ